The Streptomyces sp. NBC_00597 DNA segment TGCCGGGGTGGGACTCCTGCGGGCAGGGCCAAAAGACGCCCTGTTCGGCTTCGATGCGGGCGTAGGAGATGCCCGAGTAGTCCGCCGGGCCGCCGGCCGAGGCACGGCGAAGCTCCTCGAAGACCTCCTCGGGGGCGGTGGGGAAGCCCTTCTCGATGCCCAGGCGGGCGGCCAGGCCGTGCAGGACCTCCAGGTCGGTGCGCACCCCCGGCGGCGGGGTCAGGGCGCGACGGCGCAGCAGGACGCGGCCCTCCAGGTTGGTGGTGGTGCCGGTCTCCTCCGCCCACTGGGTGACGGGCAGGACCACGTCCGCGAGGGCCGCCGTCTCGGAGAGGACCACGTCCGCCACCGCCAGGAACTCCAAGGAGCGGATGCGGTCCTCGATGCGGGCGGCATCGGGGGCCGAGACCACCGGGTTGGAACCCATGAGGAGGAGGCCCTTCACGTCCGTGCCGAGGGCGTCGAGGAGTTCGTACGCACTGCGCCCGGGGGCGGGCAGGCTGTCGGGGTCGACGCCCCAGACCTCGGCGACGTGCGCCCGCGCGGCCGGGTCGGTCAGCTTGCGGTAGCCGGGGAGTTGGTCGGCCTTCTGGCCGTGCTCGCGGCCGCCCTGACCGTTGCCCTGGCCGGTGAGGCAGCCGTACCCGGAGAGCGGGCGGCCGGCGCGGCCGGTGGCCAGGCACAGGTTGATCCACGCGCCGACGGTGTCGGTGCCCTTGGACTGCTGCTCGGGTCCGCGGGCGGTCAGGACCATCGCGGAGGACGGTGCGCAGAACAGGGCGACCGCCTCGCGGAGTTTGGGGACGGGCACGCCGGTGATCCGCTCGACCAGCTCCGGCCAGTGCGCCATCGCTGCGGCGCGGGCCTCCTCCCAGCCGGTGGTGCGGTCGGCGATGAACTCCTCGTCGGTGCGGCCTTCGGCGACGATCAGGTGCAGCAGGCCCAGCGCGAGGGCGAGATCGGTCCCGGGGCGGGGGGCGAGGTGCAGGTCGGCCTGCTCGGCGGTCCGGGTCCGGCGCGGGTCGATGACGATCAGCGTGCCGCCGTTCGCCTTGAGCTCGGTCAGGTAGCGCAGGGCGGGCGGCATGGTCTCGGCGAGGTTCGAGCCGACGAGGATGACGCAGCCGGTCCGCGGGACGTCCTCCAGCGGGAAGGGGAGTCCGCGGTCCAGGCCGAAGGCCCGCTGGTGGGCGGCGGCGGCCGAGGACATGCAGAAGCGGCCGTTGTAGTCGATCTGCGAGGTCCGCAGGGCGACGCGGGCGAACTTGCCGAGCGCGTAGGCCTTCTCGTTGGTGAGCCCGCCGCCCCCGAACACCCCGACCGCGTCGGGCCCGTGCGTGCGGCCCGTCCGGGCGAGGCCCTCGGCGACGGCGCCGAGGGCCTCCTCCCAGGTGGCCGGCTCCAGTGCTCCTGTGGCGTGGGTGCGGACGAGCGGCCCGGTCAGGCGCACCCGGGAGGAGAGCACGGCGGGGGCGGTGCGCCCCTTGCCGCACAGCGCACCCCGGTTCACGGGGAAAGCGGCCCGCTCCTCCACCACGACCGTCGCGCCACCCGGTTCAGGACGGAGGAACATCCCGCACTGCAGCGCGCAGTACGGGCAGTGCGTGGCGGTGGCGGAGTCCGGGGTGTGCATACGGCCCAGCCTGCGCCGGTGGTGTTACGCGGGCCGCCGCCCCCGGTTACGCCTCCTGTACGAGCACCTCAGCACGCCTGCCGGAGCCCGGTGAGGGCAGGCGGAACTCGGGCCGGTACGGGACCTCCGCGCACACGATGCGGTCCCGGACGACTACGACGTCGAGGACGAGGTACCCGCCGTCGACCGGCAGCGACACACAACGCTAGCCGGGCCCGCACGCAGTTCCCCGCGGCTGCGAGGCTGCCCGAATGCTCTGGCCGGGACCGGGCTGGGCCACGGGGCTGGGGGCTGGGGCTGGGCCGGACCAGCAGCCGGCCCCACTTGGACGCCCGGTACCCGGCGGTGAGGGCCAAGCCGGTGAGCCCGACGGCGGGGCCGTCTGCGCGCCCTCCTCCTCCAGCACGTCGGTGATCAGGACGCTGCCGCCGCCCTGCACGACGGCCCGGGCGGTCGCCGCGCCCAGCCCACGGGCTCCCCCCGTGATGACGACGGCCTTGCCGCCCAGATCCACAACAGCCACGGTTCCCCACCCCTGCCACCGAGGCGGACACACTGCCATATGACTAATCGGCATAGGCGGCCGACGGCGCGTCAGTCTGCCAGAGTGCCCAGGGCCCGCGACACCCCCTGCTCCTTCGGCCCCATGAACCGCGGCTGCGGCTTGAAGGCCGCGTCCAGCGCCGCCTTGCCGGCCGCGAAGACCTCGCGCGTGCCGCCGTAATACCAGGTCGCGTCGTGCTCGTCGTCGACCCCGACTCCGTACGCGTCCACGCCCGCGACGCCGCACAGCGCCACGGCCCGGCGTATGTGGAAGCCCTGGCTGATCAGCACCGCCCGCTTCACCCCGAAGATCTCCTTGGCGCGGACGCAGGAGTCCCACGTGTCGAAGCCGGCGTAGTCGCTGACGATGCGGTCGGCCGGAACCCCGTGCGCCGTCAGGTACGTCCGCATCGCGTCGGGCTCGTCGTACTCGGTGCGGCTGTTGTCCCCGGTGACGAGCACGACCTTGGCCTTGCCCGTGCGGTACAGCTCGGCGGCGGCGTCGAGCCGTCTGGCCAGGTACGGGGTCGGCCTCCCGTTCCACAGACCCGCCCCGAACACCACCGCCACCTCGGCGGCCGGCGCATCGGCCGTGGTCCGCAACCGGTCCGCGGCCGCCGCATGCGTCCACGCCGAGGGCAGCAGCGCCAGCACGCACCCGGCCACCACCGCCTGGACGGTCCGCCGCCGCCCCGCCACCGTCCTCATCCAGCCCGGCATCAGTTTCATGGTCGATCCCCCCGCTTGCCCACACGCCGTTCGCACACATTGACGATCTACGCCCGACGTCCAGTTCCCCGCCCCCCGCCTTTCACCCGTACGAATGAGCGGGTGAGGTGCTGGTAAACACCCGTCACCCCCGCGCAACGCACCCGCAATCTCCGGGCCGCAGGATCGGTTCATGACGGAGCTGGTGCACCCTCCCGAGTCCCTGTCCCTCCCCTTTCCCCCCGCCACCGCCACGGAGCTGCTGACCCGGATCACCACCCAACTCGGCACGCAGCTCAGCGGACTGCGCCCGTGGCGCGCGGCGGGGGGCCGGTCCGACGGAGTCCCCGCATGCAGCCCACCCTCGTCGCCGTCGCGCACGGCAGCCGCGATCCCCGCGCCCTCCCCGCCGTCCTGGCCCTCCTCGACCGGGTCCGTGAGCTCCGCCCCCGCCTCGACGTCGAGCTCGGACACGTCGAGCTGAACCGCCCGCTGCTCGGCGACACCCTCCGGCACACCAGCGGCGCTGCCGTGCTCGTCCCGCTGCTCCTCGGCCGCGGCCACCACGTCAAGCGGGACCTCCCCGCGGCCGCCGCTCGCGCCGCCCATCTGGAGACCCGCGTCGCCGCCCCGCTCGGCCCCCATCCGTTGCTGGTGGAGGCCCTGTACGAGCGCCTCCTGGAGGCCGGCTGGACCCCGAGCGCCGACCCCGGCGGCCCCGGCAACCGCGGCACCGGCTGCGACCGGGGACCCGCCGTCGTACTCGCCGCGGCCGGCTCCCGCGACCCCGACTCGGCGGCAGACACCCGCCGCACCGCCGCCCTGCTCTCCGAACGCCTCGGCGGCGCGCCGGTCGTACCGGCCTACGCCTCCGCCGCCGCCCCCACCGTTCCCGACGCCGTCCGCGCCCTCACGGCCCGCGGCCACCACCGGGTCGCCGTGGCCTCGTACTTCACCGCGCCCGGGCGCTTCGCCGCGCAGAGCGCCGCCGCAGCGCCCGGACCGGCGGCCGCCCCGCTCGGCGACCACCCTGCCCTGGCCCGCCTCGTACTCCGGCGCTATGACGAGGCCCTGGCCCGGCAGCAGACGCCCCTCACCTCTCCGACCCCGCTGAAACTGGCCACCGCATAAGACCGCGTTGGTTCGGATTGCTCAGATTGGTCGTCTTGTCGGTGTTTCCGGTTACCGTCTGAGCATGGAAGGCATGGAAGGCACCGGCAGCGCACCCGTCCGTCACCTCGTCCCGAACGCCCCGTACGACGCGTCCGACACCGAGCGCTGGGCCACCGAGCCCGACAAACGGCCCGGCCGGACCGCCTTCCAGCGCGACCGGGCCCGCGTGCTGCACTCCGCCGCGCTGCGCCGACTCGCCGGGAAGACCCAGGTGGTCACCCCCGGCAGCCGCTCCTACGACTGGGACGCCAGCCCCCGCACCCGCCTGACGCACTCTCTGGAGTGCGCCCAGGTTGGCCGTGAGCTCGGCGCGGCCCTCGGCTGCGATCCCGACCTCGTCGAAGCCGCCTGCCTCTCCCACGACATGGGCCACCCGCCGTTCGGGCACAACGGCGAGGAGGCGCTGAACGAGTTCGCCAAGGACTGCGGCGGCTTCGAGGGCAACGCCCAGTCGCTGCGCCTGCTGACCCGCCTGGAGCCGAAGCGGTTCGTGCCCGACCCGGCCACCGGCGAGCTGGTCAGCGTCGGCCTCAACCTCACCCGGGCCTGCCTGGACGCCGCCACCAAGTACCCCTGGGCCCGCGGCGGCCACCCCACCGACCCCGACTCGGTCAAGTTCGGCGCGTACGAAGACGACCTGCCGGTCTTCGAGTGGCTGCGGCGCGGCGCTCCCGCGGACCGCAAGTGCTTCGAGGCCCAGGTGATGGACTGGTCGGACGATGTCGCGTACTCCGTCCACGACTTCGAGGACGGCTTGCACGCCGGGCACCTCGATCCCAACCTCCTCTTCGCCGAGCCCGAGCGCGCCTCCATCTGGCAGGTCGCGATCGGCCGGTACGTGCCGGCCGACACCGAGCCGGAGGAGCTGCGGGAGGCCCTCGACCGGCTGATGGAGCAGGACTGGTGGCCGCACGGGTACGACGGGTCGGCCGTCGCCCAGGCCCGCCTCAAGGACGCCACCAGCCAGCTGATCGGCCGGTTCTGCCTGGCCGCCGAGGGCGCCACCCGCGAGGCGTACGGCTCCGGCCGGCTGACCCGGTACGCGGCCGAGCTCGTCGTCCCGCGCGAGGCGCGCAACGAGTGCGCGGTCCTGAAGGCGGTGGCCGACCTGTACGTGATGCAGCGCGACGAGCAGGAGCGGCTGCGCGCCGACCAGCGCATCGTCCTGGCCGAACTCGCCGAGGCGCTCAGCGCCCGTGCGCCCGAGGGACTGGACCCGCAGTTCCGGGCCATCTTCGATGCCGCGCCCGACGACAGGGGCCGCAAACGCGCCGTCATCGACCAGATCGCGGCGCTCACGGACGCCTCCGCGCGCTCCCTGCACGCCCGGCTCACACGGCGCGCGCGCCGGTCCGAAGGGTGAGCCGATCGGGCCACTCCCCCTTCACGCGGCAGGCTCGGTGCGGGACGCTCGCATGTGCTCGCATGTGGCGGAGAGGTTATGAGGAGGCATCAGGTGGTCGACGCACACCGGACGTTCGTCATCGTCGGCGCAGGGCTCGCCGGGGCCAAGGCGGCTGAGACGCTGAGGTCCGAGGGGTTCACGGGGCGGGTGATCCTGGTCGGCGACGAGCGCGACCACCCCTACGAACGGCCCCCGCTGTCCAAGGGCTACCTCCAGGGAAAGGAGGAGCGGGACAGCGTCTTCGTCCACGAGCCGTCCTGGTACGCCAAGGCCGACATCGAGCTGCACCTCGGCCAGCCCGCCGTCCAGCTGGACCGGGATGCCCGGAAGGTGGTCCTCGGCGACGGCACGGCGCTGCACTACGACAAGCTGCTGCTGGCCACCGGGGCGGAGCCGCGTCGCCTCGACATCCCGGGGACGGGCTTGGCCGGGGTGCACCACCTGCGCCGGCTCGCCCACGCCGAGCGGCTCAAGGGCGTACTGGCCACCCTCGGCCGGGACAACGGCCACCTGCTGATCGCGGGCGCCGGGTGGATCGGCCTGGAGGTCGCCGCCGCGGCCCGCGGGTACGGGGCCGAGGTCACCGTGGTCGAACCGCTGGCAACCCCGCTGCACGCGGTGCTCGGGCCGGAGGTCGGCCGGCTGTTCGGGGACCTGCACGCCGAGCACGGGGTCCGCTTCCACTTCGGTTCGCGGCTCACCGAGATCATCGGGCAGGACGGCATGGTGCTGGCGGCCCGGACCGACGACGGCGAGGAGCACCCGGCGCACGCCGTGCTCTCGGCGATCGGGGCGGCGCCGCGGACGGCGCTCGCCGAGACCTCCGGGCTGGCCCTGGTCGACCGGCAGCACGGCGGCGGCATCGCCGTGGACGCCTCGCTGCGCACCAGCGATCCGAACGTGTTCGCGGTCGGCGACGTGGCCGCCGCGCACCACCCGCTGCTCGGGACCCGGCTGCGGGTCGAGCACTGGGCGAACGCGCTCAACGGCGGCCCGGCCGCGGCGCGGGCGATGCTGGGGCAGGAGGTGTCGTACGACCGGGTGCCGTACTTCTTCTCCGACCAGTACGACGTGGGCCTGGAGTACTCGGGGTACGCCCCGGCGGGCGGCTACGACCAGGTACTGATCCGCGGGGACGTGGCCAAGCGGGAGTTCATCGCGTTCTGGCTGGCGGACGGGCGGGTGCTGGCCGGGATGAACGTGAATGTGTGGGACGTCACCGAGCACATCCAGGCCCTGATCCGGTCGAAAGCGCCGGTCAACCGCGAGGCGCTGGCGGACCCGTCGGTTCCGCTTGGCTCCCTCCTGCCGGCCGAGGGGGCCTGACGGGTTTGCCGGCACCCGGCCGTAGACTTCACGGGTGGCAGGACGGATCAACGACGACGACGTGAAGGCGGTACGGGACGCGGTCCCGATCGATGCCGTGGTCTCCGACTACCTCCAGTTGCGCAACGCGGGCGGCGGCAACCTCAAGGGCCTGTGCCCCTTCCACGACGAGAAGTCCCCGTCCTTCCAGGTCAGCCCCAGCAAGGGTCTCTACCACTGCTTCGGCTGCCAGGCGGGCGGGGACACCCTCGACTTCATCATGAAGATCGACCACCTGTCGTTCTCGGAGGCGGTCGAGCGCCTCGCGGGCCAGGCGGGCATCACCCTCCGGTACGAGGAGGGCGGGTACACCGCGGGCACCAGCGGCCGCGGCGAGCGCATCCGGCTCGTCGAGGCGCACAAGGCGGCCGCCCAGTTCTACGTCGACCAGCTGGGCAGCCCCGAGGCCGAGATCGGCCGCAGGTTCCTCGCGGAGCGCGGCTTCGACCAGGCCGCGGCCGAGCATTTCGGCGTCGGTTACAGCCCTGCCGGCTGGGACCACCTGACCCGCTTCCTGCGCGGCAAGGGCTTCAGCGACAAGGAGCTGATCACCTCCGGCCTGGCCCAGGACAGCCGCAGCGGCAAGCCCATCGACCGCTTCCGCGGCCGTCTGATGTGGCCGATCCGCGATATCAGCGGCGAGGTGGTCGGCTTCGGCGCGCGCAAGCTGCGCGACGACGACAACGGGCCGAAGTACCTGAACACGCCCGAGACGGCGATCTACAAGAAGTCCCAGGTGCTGTACGGCATCGACCTGGCGAAGAAGGAGATCGCGAAGACCTCGCGGGCCGTGGTGGTCGAGGGCTACACGGACGTGATGGCCTGCCACATGGCGGGGGTCACGACCGCGATCGCGACCTGCGGCACCGCCTTCGCCGGCGACCACATCAAGATCCTGCGCCGCCTGCTGATGGACAACGCGACCGCCGAGGTGATCTTCACCTTCGACGGTGACGCGGCCGGCCAGAAGGCCGCGCTGCGCGCCTTCGAGGACGACCAGAAGTTCGCCGCCGAAACCTCCATCACCATCGCCCCCGGCGGCATGGACCCGTGCGACCTGCGCCTGGCGCAGGGGGACGCGGCGGTGGTCGGGCTGGTGGACGCCCGGACCCCGCTGTTCGAGTTCGCGCTGCGCCACATCGTCGCCCGGCACAACCTGGAGAACCCGGCGGGCCGGGCGGCCGCGCTGGACGAGGCCGCCCCGGTCGTCGCCAACATCAAGAACATCGCGATCCAGCACGAGTCGGCGGTCCAGCTCGCGGGGATGCTCGGCATCCGGGACGAGCAGTTCGTGGTCAAGCGGGTCGCGCAGCTGGCGCGCTGGGCGCGGGAGCGGGGCAACCAGCCGGGCGGGCAGCAACAGGGCCGCGGCCGCCAGGTGTCCTCGTCCTCGTCTTCCTACGAGGCGGCAGCCGCGCCCTCCGCCGCGGCCGCGGGCGGACCGGCGCTGAACCTGCGCAGCCCGGCGCACCGCACCGAGCGCGAGCTGCTCAAGCTGGCGCTCCAGCGGCCGGCCCTGGTCTCGCCGGCCTTCGACGCGTACGGGGTGGACGAGTTCACCGCCCCGCCGTACGCGGCGGTCCGCGAGGCCATCCAGGCCGCGGGCGGCGCCTCCCTGGGCACCGACGACTACCTGGCCCGGGTCCGCGACGCCGCGCCGAACGACACGGTCCGCGCGCTCGTCACCGAGCTCGCGGTCGAGGCCATCCACGCCAAGACGGTGGACGAGGTCTACGCGGGCGTGCAGCTGGTCCAGGTCCGGCTGCGCGCGGTCGACCGGCGGGTCCACGAGATCCAGGGAACGATGTCGCGCCTGGGCCCGCAGGCCCCGCCGGAGCAGCTGGCGGCGGTCCAGGAGGAGCTCTGGGTCCTCCAGCAGTACGGCCAGCGCCTGCGCAACCGCGGGGCCGAGGGCCTGTAGGGCCGGCCCGTACGGCTTGCAGGGCCCGTGGCGCGCTCGGCCCTGGGCGTCAGACCCTGCGGGCGAACCAGTCGCCGCCCGGTATCTCGGTGCCGGACTCGCGCAGCCGGCGAGCCAGCAGCGGTGCCGCCAGGTAGACCCAGGCGGCGGTCCGGCTGCCGTCCGGGCGGACCGCGTCGAGGCGGACCCGGTCGTAGATGTTCAGCGGCCGGCCCGGTCCGTGGTACTCCTCCAGCCGGTCCAGTTCGGCCAGCAGCCCCCCGTACGCGCCGGGCGCCGCAGTGACCAGCTCGCCGACGATCTGCGATCCCGGGTGCTGGACGGCGTACGGATATCCGGGACCGTCGTACAGGAGCGCGTCCGGGAGCCGGGCGGGCTCCTCGGCGGCCGTGCGGCCCCGCAGGAACAGGGCGTGGTTGACCTCTCCCGGACGCAGGGTCCCGTACACGAAGAAGGGGAGCTCGGCGGTGCTCATCGGGCCGTCACCTCCGCCGCGACCCACGCCGGGTAGTCCGCGCTGCCCCGCACCACCGGGGTGGCGATGATCTCCGGCGTGTCGTACGGGCGCCCCTCGGTCAGCCGGGCCTCCAGGGCCGGGTAGGCAGCCGTGGTGGTGGTCTTGAACAGCACCTGCCACTCCTCGGAGGTCTCCAGCGCGTCCTCCCAGCGGTAGACGGAGGTCACCGGCCCGGAGATCTGCGCGCAAGCGGCCAGCCGCGCCTCCACCGCACCGCGGGCGAGCGCCGAGGCCGCCTGCGCCGAGTCGACGGTGGTCAGCACGGTGAGCACCGCGAGCTCTGCCGACTGCGGCTGCGGCCGCGGCGGTCGTGGCGGTTCTGGCCGATCGGATGGTGTCACGGAGCCCTCCCTCGGTTGTGCCGGACGGCGCGCGGCCCGGGACTTTGGTCCCGAATCCGCCCGCGTTCCTCCACGGTACGGACCGCTGTCACACAACCTCCCGGCGCCCGTGACCGTCGCCCTCTACCGTCGGTTCCCCCTCCCCCGATCCCCTTGGCCTCCCTTTCCCATGACGCGACCCCTGGCGCGACCTTTGACGCGGCCGGCCCGCCCCCGCACCACCGCCGCCCTCCTGTGCGCCTGCCCTCTGCCGCTCGCCGCCGGCGGCTGCTCCGCGCCCGGAGGGCTCGCCGTCGGTGAGCCCGTGCCGCCGGTGTCGGCCCGGCCGCAGCCCGAGTCGCTCTGGCCGCCGTGGACCGACCGCTCCGCCGCGGCGTCCGGCAAGCCGGTCGGCACCCGGGAGCCCCCGCCACAGCCGCTGAAGAACGCGCCGGAGGTGGCTCAGCCGGACTGGCCGCGGTGAACGTACGGGACGTCGTACGAGCCGACGAGCAGATGAAGCCGTTCGCGGCGAAGGGCTGGATCGACGCACCGGGCAAGGTCGGGATCCGCCCGCCGCTGTACCGCGACCTCACGGGCGACGCCAGGCGCAGCTGGTCGGGGCGCGGGTGACCCTGGCCAACCCGGCCCCGGCGGGCACGGCGGCGACGGTGGTGCTCCCCGGCCTGATTACGGCCCGGCCCGGGCTCCGTCCCGCGTCCGCCCTCACCCGGACGGGGTGGCCCGCTCGAACGGCCGCATGCAGGGCCATGACCTGCGACAACGGCAGCCGCGCGCACCGAACTGACGGCACATCAGCAGGCGGGCCGCGGGCAGGCCGGGTTACCTCGGGAACACGACCCCGTGTCTCCAGGAGCCCCCATGCGTCGACGCACCGCCCATGTGCTCACCACCACCGCGCTGACCGCCGCCGCGCTCACCGGCCCGGTCACCGGGGCGGTCGCCGCCGCGGACTTCGGCACGACGGGCGTCGCCCCCGGCGACTTCGCGAAGCTGGAGGTATGGCCGAAAACCGCTGCCCCCGGGGCCGGCATCACCGTGAACACCACCGCCTGCGGAACGGGCGGCCATGCCGACGGAGATGCCACCACGGTCGGCGGCGGCCGCTTCAAGCTGGTGCCGGGAACCCACAAAGAGGTGGTCACCGGACAGTTCCAGATCGCCCGCGACACCCGCCCCGGCACCTATGCCGTGGGCGCGACCTGCGCCGACGGCAAGTTCGCCACCGGCGACCTGGTCGTCACCGAACGCGGCCCGAAGGGCCACGTCCGTACCGGGGTGGGTGGCGCAACGACCACCACCGTCGACCCCACCAAGATCACGGCGGGAGCGGTCTTGCTGGCCGCGGCCGCCGTCGGCGGTACCTGGCTCCTGCGTCGCCGGGCGAGCGGCACGCGGAGCTGACGGGCGCCCACCGCGGCTGCGGCCGCGGTCCGACCGGTACCGCCCCCCGTCGCCCGCCCCGCGAGGTCCCCCCGTTCGCGGGGCCGGGCGACGGCCTGTCACACAACCGGCAAGCGGACACGCGAGCACGCGGACACACGGACACACGGAGTACGTAGGCACCGGATACGCAGAGCACACCATCGCACCGCCAGGGGGCACGCATGGGCAAAGGCCAGGCCGGCCGCGGCGGGCTCGTCGCGCTCGCCGCCTGCGTCGGCATCTGGCTGATCGGCAGCGGATCGGGCCAGTCCGTCGGACCTCCGCTGCCCTCCCCCGCCGAGGCGCTGAACGGGCGGGTGCGCTACCCCGGCAGCATCGCCCCCCTCCCCGGATCCCCGCCGACCCGGATCCGGATCCCGTCCATCCGGGTGGACGCCCCGCTGACCGGGCTGGGCCTCGGGCCCGACGGCAGCATCGAGGTGCCGCCGCCCGCCCGCCGCGATCTGGCGGGCTGGTACCGCGACGGCACCACCCCCGGCGCCGTCGGTACGGCCGTCGTCGTCGGCCACGTCGACCACGCCACCGGCCCGGCGGTCTTCTACCACCTGGGCGCGCTGCACCGTGGGGCCGCGATCGAGGTGCCGCGCGAAGACGGACGCACGGCGGTGTTCACCGTCCACGCGGTCGAGGTCTACGAGGCCGACCACTTCCCCGACTCCCGCGTGTACGGGCCCTCGCCGCGCGCGGAGCTCCGGGTGATCACCTGCGGCGGGGGCTTCTCACCGCGCACCGGCTACCAGGGCAACGTGGTCGTCTTCGCCCATCTCACGGGAACGTACTAGCGGGGAGCCGAGAGCGGTTTCCGGTCGGCCCGGTCGGCCCGGTCCGCCCGGTCAGCCCCACTGCTCCAGACCGAGCTTGATCACCAGCGCGCCGACCACCGTCAGCAGGACGCCGCGGACGAACCCGCTGCCCTTCTTGAGCGCCATCCGGGCGCCGATCATGCCGCCGGCCAGGTTGAACACCGCCAACAGCGCGGCCAGCTGCCACAGCACCATGCCCTGGTACGCGAACATCGCGAGCGCCCCGGCGTTGGTGCAGCAGTTGACGATCTTGGCGGTCGCGGAGGCGGTGACCAGGTCGAGGTGGAGCAGTGCGGTGAGGGCGAGCACCAGGAAGGTGCCGGTCCCGGGCCCGATGAGCCCGTCGTAGAAGCCGATGCCGAGCCCGGCGAGCCCGATGGCGAGCAGCACCCGCTGCCGGCTGACGGGCGCGGTCGAGGGGGCGCTGCCGAAGCCCGGCTTGAAGATGACGACGCCCGCGACGACCACGAGCACGCCCATGATGAGCGGGCGCATGGCGTCCTTGCTGATCCCGCCGGCGAGCGCCGCGCCGCCCATGGAACCGGCGAGCGCGGCCAGGCCGATCCGGACGGCGAGCTTCACATCCACCGGCGCCTTGCGTAGGTACGTCACCGCCGCGCCCGCGGTGCCGACGATGGCCACGGCCTTGTTGGTGCCGAGCACGGTGGCCGGGTGGGCGCTGGGCAGCCCGAGGAGCAGGGCGGGCAGG contains these protein-coding regions:
- a CDS encoding molybdopterin oxidoreductase family protein, translated to MHTPDSATATHCPYCALQCGMFLRPEPGGATVVVEERAAFPVNRGALCGKGRTAPAVLSSRVRLTGPLVRTHATGALEPATWEEALGAVAEGLARTGRTHGPDAVGVFGGGGLTNEKAYALGKFARVALRTSQIDYNGRFCMSSAAAAHQRAFGLDRGLPFPLEDVPRTGCVILVGSNLAETMPPALRYLTELKANGGTLIVIDPRRTRTAEQADLHLAPRPGTDLALALGLLHLIVAEGRTDEEFIADRTTGWEEARAAAMAHWPELVERITGVPVPKLREAVALFCAPSSAMVLTARGPEQQSKGTDTVGAWINLCLATGRAGRPLSGYGCLTGQGNGQGGREHGQKADQLPGYRKLTDPAARAHVAEVWGVDPDSLPAPGRSAYELLDALGTDVKGLLLMGSNPVVSAPDAARIEDRIRSLEFLAVADVVLSETAALADVVLPVTQWAEETGTTTNLEGRVLLRRRALTPPPGVRTDLEVLHGLAARLGIEKGFPTAPEEVFEELRRASAGGPADYSGISYARIEAEQGVFWPCPQESHPGTPRLFLDRFATDDGRARFVPVSHRDAAEMPDAEYPVLLTTGRVVAQYQSGAQTRRVDELNEAAPGPFVELHPRLASRIGAVEGAPLAVVSRRGRAVAPARITDAIRADTVFMPFHWPGEGRANSLTNPALDPTSRMPEFKVCAVRVEPV
- a CDS encoding ElyC/SanA/YdcF family protein, translated to MKLMPGWMRTVAGRRRTVQAVVAGCVLALLPSAWTHAAAADRLRTTADAPAAEVAVVFGAGLWNGRPTPYLARRLDAAAELYRTGKAKVVLVTGDNSRTEYDEPDAMRTYLTAHGVPADRIVSDYAGFDTWDSCVRAKEIFGVKRAVLISQGFHIRRAVALCGVAGVDAYGVGVDDEHDATWYYGGTREVFAAGKAALDAAFKPQPRFMGPKEQGVSRALGTLAD
- a CDS encoding sirohydrochlorin chelatase, coding for MQPTLVAVAHGSRDPRALPAVLALLDRVRELRPRLDVELGHVELNRPLLGDTLRHTSGAAVLVPLLLGRGHHVKRDLPAAAARAAHLETRVAAPLGPHPLLVEALYERLLEAGWTPSADPGGPGNRGTGCDRGPAVVLAAAGSRDPDSAADTRRTAALLSERLGGAPVVPAYASAAAPTVPDAVRALTARGHHRVAVASYFTAPGRFAAQSAAAAPGPAAAPLGDHPALARLVLRRYDEALARQQTPLTSPTPLKLATA
- a CDS encoding deoxyguanosinetriphosphate triphosphohydrolase, whose amino-acid sequence is MEGMEGTGSAPVRHLVPNAPYDASDTERWATEPDKRPGRTAFQRDRARVLHSAALRRLAGKTQVVTPGSRSYDWDASPRTRLTHSLECAQVGRELGAALGCDPDLVEAACLSHDMGHPPFGHNGEEALNEFAKDCGGFEGNAQSLRLLTRLEPKRFVPDPATGELVSVGLNLTRACLDAATKYPWARGGHPTDPDSVKFGAYEDDLPVFEWLRRGAPADRKCFEAQVMDWSDDVAYSVHDFEDGLHAGHLDPNLLFAEPERASIWQVAIGRYVPADTEPEELREALDRLMEQDWWPHGYDGSAVAQARLKDATSQLIGRFCLAAEGATREAYGSGRLTRYAAELVVPREARNECAVLKAVADLYVMQRDEQERLRADQRIVLAELAEALSARAPEGLDPQFRAIFDAAPDDRGRKRAVIDQIAALTDASARSLHARLTRRARRSEG
- a CDS encoding FAD-dependent oxidoreductase yields the protein MVDAHRTFVIVGAGLAGAKAAETLRSEGFTGRVILVGDERDHPYERPPLSKGYLQGKEERDSVFVHEPSWYAKADIELHLGQPAVQLDRDARKVVLGDGTALHYDKLLLATGAEPRRLDIPGTGLAGVHHLRRLAHAERLKGVLATLGRDNGHLLIAGAGWIGLEVAAAARGYGAEVTVVEPLATPLHAVLGPEVGRLFGDLHAEHGVRFHFGSRLTEIIGQDGMVLAARTDDGEEHPAHAVLSAIGAAPRTALAETSGLALVDRQHGGGIAVDASLRTSDPNVFAVGDVAAAHHPLLGTRLRVEHWANALNGGPAAARAMLGQEVSYDRVPYFFSDQYDVGLEYSGYAPAGGYDQVLIRGDVAKREFIAFWLADGRVLAGMNVNVWDVTEHIQALIRSKAPVNREALADPSVPLGSLLPAEGA
- the dnaG gene encoding DNA primase, whose amino-acid sequence is MAGRINDDDVKAVRDAVPIDAVVSDYLQLRNAGGGNLKGLCPFHDEKSPSFQVSPSKGLYHCFGCQAGGDTLDFIMKIDHLSFSEAVERLAGQAGITLRYEEGGYTAGTSGRGERIRLVEAHKAAAQFYVDQLGSPEAEIGRRFLAERGFDQAAAEHFGVGYSPAGWDHLTRFLRGKGFSDKELITSGLAQDSRSGKPIDRFRGRLMWPIRDISGEVVGFGARKLRDDDNGPKYLNTPETAIYKKSQVLYGIDLAKKEIAKTSRAVVVEGYTDVMACHMAGVTTAIATCGTAFAGDHIKILRRLLMDNATAEVIFTFDGDAAGQKAALRAFEDDQKFAAETSITIAPGGMDPCDLRLAQGDAAVVGLVDARTPLFEFALRHIVARHNLENPAGRAAALDEAAPVVANIKNIAIQHESAVQLAGMLGIRDEQFVVKRVAQLARWARERGNQPGGQQQGRGRQVSSSSSSYEAAAAPSAAAAGGPALNLRSPAHRTERELLKLALQRPALVSPAFDAYGVDEFTAPPYAAVREAIQAAGGASLGTDDYLARVRDAAPNDTVRALVTELAVEAIHAKTVDEVYAGVQLVQVRLRAVDRRVHEIQGTMSRLGPQAPPEQLAAVQEELWVLQQYGQRLRNRGAEGL
- a CDS encoding gamma-glutamylcyclotransferase family protein, producing MSTAELPFFVYGTLRPGEVNHALFLRGRTAAEEPARLPDALLYDGPGYPYAVQHPGSQIVGELVTAAPGAYGGLLAELDRLEEYHGPGRPLNIYDRVRLDAVRPDGSRTAAWVYLAAPLLARRLRESGTEIPGGDWFARRV
- the cutA gene encoding divalent-cation tolerance protein CutA → MLTVLTTVDSAQAASALARGAVEARLAACAQISGPVTSVYRWEDALETSEEWQVLFKTTTTAAYPALEARLTEGRPYDTPEIIATPVVRGSADYPAWVAAEVTAR